Genomic window (Nymphaea colorata isolate Beijing-Zhang1983 chromosome 1, ASM883128v2, whole genome shotgun sequence):
TAATCTGCTATCTGGCCCTCCTTGTGGAGTGTTAGACCTTCAGGGTTCTCTTCATTCCCACCATCAGCCACAAAATCCTCATCAAAACTCAGTCACCCATCCCCAACTTGAGGATATGTTCCCCATGCCTGTGGGTAGTGGGAATGAGTGTGGCCAGCAGCTTCCCATGGTTGATTACAAAACCAGCCACTGGGTTTCAATGGGCACCGATAGGGGGAAAACTTCTACAAGCGATGAGGAAGAACCCAGCCTCACGGAAGAGGGAGTAGATGCTCATAATGAGAGTGGAAAGCAGAAGCCAAACTCTCAGTGGCATCGTGTGAAGTGGACGGATGCAATGGTGAAGCTTTTGATTTTAATTGTCTCCTATATTGGAGAGGATGCTGCTTCTGAGTGCGGTGGTGGTAAGCGCAAATATGCAATCTTACAGAAGAAAGGCAAGTGGAAATCGGTCTCCAAAGTCATGGCTGAAAAGGGGTTTGATGTTTCTCCTCAGCAGTGCGAGGACAAGTTCAATGATCTGAATAAACGGTATAAGAGGCTGACGGATGTGCTTGGTAGGGGCACTTCTTGCAAGGTTGTCGAGAACCCCTCTTTGTTGGATTATATGGACCACCTGtcggagaagaagaaggaagatgtGAGGAAGATTTTGAGCTCAAAGCATCTGTTTTATGAAGAGATGTGTTCATATCATAATGGGAACAGATTGTTTCTGCCCAGCGATCCTGCTTTGCAGAGAAGCGTGCAGTTAGCTCTTAGGAGTGGGGAAGATCGCGATAGGAGACGACCTCATTCACGAGATGATGTTGATGAAGATCAAAGAGAAGAACATGAGATTGATGACAGGGATGATGATGCCGAGGCCATCAATGGATTGCATGATGAAAGCGATGGGTTTCGAGGAGTTGATGTGCTCCCAAAAAAGGTGAAAACAGGACCGGATGTGGAAGATGCAAGCTTCTTCAGTTTTCCTGGTCCTCATGACTGTGGGATGCAGCAGCTTCAAGATAGGTCCAGAACAGCTTGGACGCAGAGGCAGTCGGTGACAAGCCGTGCCTTGCAGTTGGAAGAGCAAAAGCTTAGCCTTCAGGCTCAAGCTTTGGAGTTGGAAAAGCAGCGTTTCAAGTGGCAAAGATTCAGCATGAAGAAGGACAGGGAACTGGACAAACTCAGGATGGAAAATGAGAGGATGAAGCTTGAAAATGAGCATATGGCGCTGGAGTTGAAAAGGAGAGAGTTAGCCAATGAATATCAGTAGGGTCATGTATTGTGGTAtttctatcttatttttttctttttgacatctAGTTTGGAAGGCTGCCTACCCTGAAGTTTATAGCCGCTTGAATTAGGTTGTGGGGTTATACATAGAGAGGAAGCTGCGGCTGGTTTCTGACTTAAAAAATAGATATGTGACGGAGATGGGAAGCCTGTTTCTAAGAAGTCTGACAATTGGCAGGAAGTCTGAAGCGGCTCGCCTAGCTTAACTTACTGGAATAAGTATAGATGCCTAAAATTTTTGTTCTCTTATGAACTTTCAGTCCGTGTGCCATCACTGTATCTGCTCAGAAGTTTGTTTCTCAAGGGTGTAAATATCGGGTACCTCACCTGGCCACCCCATGGTATGCCAAGTCGTCgagttttttcattttcgtcCTTTTACTTTGTGAATGCCAAAGATTGTAAACGGTTCactctttgaagtttgaaccatcTGCTGTTTGATACAGTTTACGAGTTGCAGATTGAATGCTAATTGCTGACCCGCTGGGTCTCAGTAATTTCATGCTTTGTTTCTTGGGTTCCTTGCTGTGGGGCTTAATCATTTCTTGTTCGTCCTTTGGAGAACTCTTCGCATCCTCTTTCATCCATTTGTTGTGCAAGCTTCTTCAATGACAAGGATGGAGACTGGGAAATTTGGTCAGAATGTGTCAAAAGATTCGGTGTCATTGCTCTTATCCCAGTCTCTGTATAACTCCAGCTTCGATAATTGTATTCTGATGCCTTCACAGAGTAGACATGTTTTCAAACGGCCGGTAACTTTGTCAtgataaaaatccaaaaacagCGATTTTGAACTGATTGGTACTGTGTAAACCTCCTTTTCTGTTTACATCCTAGTTCAATGTTGGCAACAGGGAAACGATGGAAATTGCGCATGAGATGAATCGGCATGAAGTTGGTGGAATATTTGCATTCGTCTTTCATGTCATGCGATGCTATCATCTGTTGAATAGGCGTTCTGTCAAATCACTTTTATTTATGGCATAACTACTAACATGCTTTATGATTTTGGATTCTTTGACATAGAATAATCAGGAGCATAACAATGACATATATCAGAAAGAATTCTGCTCCTGTTTGGACTGGCAGTTTTTTCTTGTGTACCCTTAAGGTAGTGGCTCCATGAAATTAGGTATTGGACAACGATAGTCTCCTAATCTTTAGCTCGATCCCAATCTTAGAGCTTACCGGTGGGAATCTTTTTCTGGTTTACTGATATGATTAATGATAGCTGGAAGACATCTTGTATCCACGAGAACATAATCTCGTGCAGTTTTGTTGTCAATGGTGGTCTGCAAAGTGCTGCAGTAAAGTGTCTAGATTATATAATCCCTTCTGTAAGAAACTGTtctttgcatctctctctcacacacagtTTTGCGTATGCATCCTCCCATCTCCTCATGGTGGATACCTTTTTCCTTATGCTATAGaacttttatttataaatttcatTTAACAGCTAGATCTGCAATAATTTTGGCCTGTCAACTGCTTGTACGTTGCAATACAATGCTCGACACTCCTTAACACACTCAAATAACCATCCAAAAATAATGCAGGCCTCTCAGAATGCGTACATACTTTGTGCATTATATGTATATTAGTCAATCACGCAGCCTCCTACTTTTATCTTGCTTTCTCTTGGGCTTGTCCGCTCTGGAAAGGTACTCTACAAATTCAGTTGTATACATGGATGCAAACTGTTTAAAGAGCTTAAGGTtaaaggaataaaaaaattatgaaaatccAATGGATGAGTCATATTTTCTGTACAATTGATGGTCTCAGTTTTCTAGGTAAATTAGatacatatttttattaattttttcccCATTCATACATTTTACATCCATTTAATCAGTTTGAGGTTATGTATTTTTAATCAGCTTGTACCGTAATGAATAAGCCCGTGCATAGCCATCTGGGGCTGCTCATTTACGATCCCTAATCATACCCATTCCATGTCATTTGTGCGGAGAACAAAGGTGATATTTGATCGGTTATAGAAAATTTTGCGGGGTGAATATCTACGCTTTGATATTTGTCTGCTTTATATCCTTGACCTCTTTGAAGAAAACATTTTGCTTCCGTTCCTACATAACCCAAACAATTTGATCGACACTCGCCATCCAATTTCACTGTTCAATttttcacaaaatgaaaaaaaaatcaaaagttctAACTCTAAAAGGACTTCATTCTTGTCTGGTCATATAAGATGGGTTAAAAATTGACCTTTTGATTCATAGCTAGAatggttcaaaattcatttgCTCAAGTAAACAAAtgggttttgattttttttagtctAGCTTTTACATTTGTTTAgaagctcctatatatatatatatatatatatatatatatatatatatatatatatataggtcatTAGCCACGACCCACGAGAGCGAGAGGCCCATTTCCTGATGCTTGTCCTCTCTCATGCATTCATTTGATTCACCGGAAATTGGGCGACCCGTCGCTCTCAAAGTGATCGTTTGGATTCGGATGCACTATGATATAATAGGAGAATTTAGTAACTTCCATGTGTAGAAGGTcaagaattcaaatttttagaGTGTATGTTCATCCTCCGGCTAGACTCAGAGGGGGGTTGAAAATGATGGTCGATTATTCGTATgaccataaaaatataaatttggGGAGTCGCCCAATAAAAATAtatggcattaaaaaatgagatGCTTGTGGTTTTCCTTTAATTTGGTACCTGTATTATATTGTTTTTAATGGGTGTGGGTCCGTTCTGGTTTTGTTTTGAGTAATTGACCGTGGCTCGAAATGATTCTACATAAATCTGGCATTAAAAAATATggcccaatatatatataatatcaccATCCCTCACTTGAGCGTCGGACGTTGATCCCAAAGCCGACACCAGACAAGCAGCCTGATTCAAGTAGCAGCTATCTTCACGGCTTCAGTCATTCACGTGTGTGAACCACTCCTGTTGGTGGTGGTGACAGTTCGGATTCGGAACAGCTAGATATATCAGAAGAGCAACCTAGTCGGTCCTAGGACAAGAGATTATACAATTGAGACCAGTTCTGACCAATTTGTATCCCCATTCTTTATAGCGAAGTTTTCCTCCAAGGTCTGTTAATCCACCATTTCATGTGACCGTGTAACCTGACCTGCTTAATGAACTTTTTCTATACGGCTGTTGCAGTTTGCATGAAACAGCTCGTACTTTTCGAACCTGCTAATGATGCAATACTTGTTGATCCTCATAAACACCATCATTATTTGCTTGTGAAATTTGTATCTTAGCCTATATTACGCAGTCGAGGACTCGAGGTGTACAGGTCAATTGCTCATGATGTGAGAAGACAACAAATGGTTTTCCCCTTATTTTCTGTCCATTTTGCACGGCACCAAATGCTTGCAAACCATTTGAACAAAAGCTCCTTTAGGCTAGGTAGGGAGATCTGGTGCCGTTGACATGTTGCCTGGCAAATTGAATCACATTATCCCTGTAACAGTTGCCCTTATCTACTTGTGCGCGTTCATGCAGGCATGATTGTGCCTCTCGTGTATGGACATAGTGAAGCATTTTGAACAAATAAACTTTTCATCCCAAAAAATCCTCCCTCCgctacacacaaacacacacaatgAAGAGGATAGATTATACAAATGCGAAATGAAATTGCTTTACGCTCACAGCTTCGTTTATTCCAATATGGATGTCATGATTTGTCTTTCACATTCCAACCACAAAATTAGCCCAAGCCCTTCTAAGGGGCAGAAACAGATATGTTGAAGGCAACGCTCCCAGTCAAGCTTTTTCTGCGTTCATAGCAATGCACTCACATTCTCTTCAGATGCGCCCATGATACACTTTCACCAGGACAGCCTGACGCATCTTTTAGAAATCCTTGCCACCACTCAAGGCACTTTGCCATGCCTGTTCAACAATCCAAGTAGCCATGAAAACTCTCGTGGTAATGCTTCTGGAGCCTCCCATAAAACGCATTACAGTTCTTTCTCTTCCCCACAAGAAATCCTAGAGCAATGCAGGTTCCATGGATCTAACGACATGTACAATGAATAATTCAGTGAGATCAACATTGTCCATGGAAGATAATTACAGTGTTATGATACATTCCCTACTGAGAGAAGCCTCAGACAAGAGCTTGGAATCCACACAAGTTGCAAAAACAGCAAGCTTTTAAGCTTTTCCTGCACGTCttcaggaaaaagaaagatcgATCAGGTGAGGTGTGACATGCAAGAACCTTGACACATTAATATGCTCTGACCATATTAAATGGAATTGCTGTACCACGATTTCATCTCTGTGCCATTCTGTAGTTGAGTACCAAATCCTCTGGCTTTTTCCAGATGTATGCTCTGACTGTGGCCAAACTCATCTCAGGATTCAGCAGCTGAACCAATAATTGTAGCATAACTAGAGTTACTAAAGATGATAATTTGGCAACTGATAGATGATGCAAGGCGAATATCGGTGCAACCATCAATTTCATGAACATATTATCAACCCTACCGACTTGACAAAGGTGGCAAGTATTAATGAAAAGACAGGAAATAGTCAGGTTTAGAAACAACAAAAGCTTGAGAAATAGTCTACCTGGTTATTACAGAGAATCTCAATCGAAGCAGGCTTGGGCTTTTGCCATGACTTCAAGCTCGATCTGAAAGAGCCATCCCCAACAGGCGGAAGTAATTGTCCCGCAGCACCCGATACAAAGGCTCCATCTGTGCCTTCTAGTGGTTTGTCAAGCACCATTTTTTCAATAACATAGTTTACAACCTGAAAACAAAGAGATTCTTGTTCAACAAGACAAAAAGTAGAAAAACACTGTGAATGCAGcatagaaaaaacaattttccTCCATAAATGGGCAAAAAAATTATGCCCCAAATGGGCTAAATCTCACAACGCCACTTTGATTACAATTTAGATTTGTTCATTGGACCAAGCCACACAGCTGGTAGTCGAACCCAACTCTTCCGTAACCCATCAATATTTTCGACACACGTTGCAGGACAACACTCCATGAGAAGGGATAATCTCACAAATAGCACAATAAGGAGAGCAATCATGCTTCAGCATCAGAAAGAATAGTCCATCTATCTAAAAGGGCTCACCTTGTGTATCCGTAGAATCCGTGGAGCACTTAGCTTTCCTTGAGTTAGGACTTGTACGCTTGTTCCTTCATATGGCTGTAAATAAAAGCTGCACCTGCAGGAATCACAGGAATGTAAAGTCAGCTTTTTTATAATTACAGCAAATCTAACCAAACCACCAAAATTCTAAACTTAAAAGATGATCTAACCATCAAAACAATTCCATCGCCTTGTACAGGAAATAAATTGGGCAAACCATTCGCTTCCTTTTATGGAATTGATATTGGGCTGTGCAATGACATAAACCTTGGAGTTGTAATCACTAGTGTTCCGGGAGATTAACAAAACAAAGCAGAATATGATGGTAAATTCTATATAAGATCATCAAGGTTTTGGGTCTCCAGGTTCTTGATAGATATTCTTGCCCAAATAACAAGTCACTTTAGCTGTTTGATGACTTCATGGGACATAATGTGAACATTGCACCCCAAGGAAACAAGATTAAAGAACACAGAAGTAAATGAATGAGCACAGTGGACCAAATCAAGCAAACCACATGTACTTCAACTAGAGGACTTACTTGGTATTTTCTCGAGGAGGTATTCGACCATTCAAAACACAGTCTAAGCACCACCATGGCAACACGCTCTCGTCCTCTGAACCATCCAagtctgtaattttttttctccaaggACCTCCATGAGAACCTTCAGTAATGATGGAAGGAGGAGAGGTTGTTGAGAACTCAAATGATGGGAGGACTGTCGAGCTGTGATTTTCAGTACAATCATCAACCTCCAGTCTGGAATGAGAATGACCTCGGATGGATATATCTTTTGCCATTGAAACATCTCCATTAGCTGAAGATTGTGACCCTggcctttgctttttttttgaTAACCAAGGAGCCAAAAGGCCCCTAAGTGTCTCTTGAGCTAGATTAATCTGTATCATCCAAATTCAGAGTCATCAAATCAATAAATAGAGGATATCCAATGGCAGGCAATAAATACCTATGCTATCAAACTATGCAAACCCTACACTATGTCATCATCTTCTCAGATCCCACGTTCCTTTTCCTCTACTTTAGGAGCCacttttgcatttcttttgtcTATGATTCTACATAGCTTATTTTGTTCTGCTAAGGGAAAACAAAAGTAGATAAACAAATAGAGACAGAAACCACATGATCCACCTGATTTTTACAATGAACTTGGTGATGGGCACAGTAATCAGTATTGCACGCAAAAGAAATTGTAGTTAAAGCTTTCATGGTCTAAACAGAAGAAAAATTGGAGAAATCCAGAAACCACATGATCCTGCTAGCAATGAGACTCGAAAATGGGTGCAGCAATCAGTTGTGCATATCTGTGCAGAGGAAATTGTAGTTAAAGCTTTCGTGGTctaaagagcaaaaaaaattagagaacTCCAGTATGGATCAGATGAGATAAATGAAGGGGATAATTAACAGTAAAGGAGCTTTGGTTCAAGATTCAAgagaattttccttttcttagtcgattgaaacaagaaaagacaCATATGAAACAGGATGGGTACAATTTGATCGGCAGAAGATGAAACTAAGCATAATAATCAATAGTTTTTCATGATTATTGGCTCCGCTGTGTAGAAGAAATAGTTCCAAGCATCGCAAAAGAATAACATGTTTACCTTTTGTTCTTCAGATGCACCTGGAATTTTCAAATCTGTAGCATACATCTCTGCAGAAAAGCATTGTGGTGTATCCAAGTGGATGGACATGCTTCCCAGACGAGTATCCATAGTGAACCATGCAGGTATACTAACctaaaagatgaaagaaaaaaaaaaaggttgagcATCAATTCAACAAACTAAAGGAACTTACCGAGAAGCCAAAAGATATGCATGGGAGTACCATTTCAAAcaactcttccttcttttcttcaaaagaaaCCTGAAGTTAAAGAACACAACCAAGGATTATACTGTTTCCTAAAACAATATCAATCCACAACATCTAATATTATCTTGCTCAACTTGTTTATCAGTCACCATAACCAATTTCTAGAGATCGTGGAAAAGATTTTGAAACGCAAACCTTGCCATAATCCTGAACAACAGCACCTCTGGTGATCTCCCACAATTTCACAGACCCAGCAGCATCCTATCAAAAAAGGCTCAAGCCATAAGCTttataaactaaatctaaaaaaCTTAGTCCTGCAGAACAAAGAAATGGAGAGAACAAtagtttaagaaaaaagaaagtgatcTCACCTTAGTCAGGACTTGTCTTCTATTATTCAAAATCTCATGCTGCACAATGCCTGGGTTTCCCGGGATCGTGCATGAAGGATCTTTATAAACAGGTACCTTTGGCAAAAAATAAACACCaagaagttaaaaaatgaagagTAAACCATAGAAAGGACAGAAAAAAGATATAGCAAATTGACGCTTTACATTGTAAGGTGGAAAGACTAAATAACAACAAAGAAGCTACATGAATCTCCCTGCCTATATAATATGTCAATGGCAAGGTTCAAATGAGAAATGCATGAGCAGCAACACTGGAAGCATCAACTTACAAGAGTAGATCCTTCTAAACATGCTCTAGCTCTAGTAAACGACAAATTTCCTGCAAGGAACGATCCACCTCTTTGAAAAGCCTTCTGAGGGTTACGCCCTTCAGCTGGCCATTTATCTACAGAAGAATCTGTTGTAGCAACCCATATGCTGTCACCTTGCAATGCCATTTTCAGAATGGGGTGCTCTTTTCTACAAAGTAAAAGGCTCTCCCTAGTTGATAAGTCTGTCAAATACAACTGCGATGGAAGATGCAGATTAAGAAAAGTGAGCAAAGAGGAACAGAAACTACAATTAAAAAGACAAGTATGATGAAACATGGGCATACTCACAGAAAAATCCCTCCCACCGCTATAGACATGGCTGAAGCTTGGGGTGCTTACAAGTGCCCAGACAGAATCAGTATGTACAGCATAGGAATGCACACATCGTTGCTGACCAAGATCCCATAAGCTACAAAAGTAAAATTGAAGGAATTTCTTAACAAGCAGCCACAGACAAAGAATTGGGTATGAGAATTATGTCAATCATTTCAACATGGTACAATTTTTCACCAAATAATCATTTGAGAGATGTAACTTAACAATATCAGCTCATGCGAAACTTCACATATCTAATGAACAACCAAGCCAATCCATTTCAAAGAATTTTCTATGAACAACCAAGTAATCCAGTTGAAGCAATTGTACATAACCAACAACTACACTGTCTTTAAAAACTTGTATGTGATGCCTTCAGCTTTCCTTTAGCTCAACcaattttgtttgttgcaaCCGCTGTATACTAGTACACTtgatatttcatttctttttccatccCTAACCTAAAAAAATTGTACACAAGTTAGTTACCTATAGGGTCACATCTGAAACAATAACATCAAACACCAATTACATCCAAAATATGGGCACCTAGTCACTGATATGGCGAGTTATACACTTGCCAAATAAAGTTAGACAATTTGGTTGgattgtttaaactttaaactttaaagtttaaactatcAATATTCTTGCAAAATATTGGACTATCATGTAAAGAGCAGAGTTTCGGGAGCATGTCAGAAGTAGCAGTATGATTGTCGGTTGTGTACAACGTCAACTAGCATTTTCAGGATAGTGAGTCTTTAGGAAAGCTTATATCCCTCCTTTTTAAGAGTGATAATCAGATTCCTTGACAGGCTCACCTAGAACCTGGAATTTGTAGTTATGACCTTGAGTATAGGCAATGAAGCTTTTCTGCTTGTAGTTGTCTTAATCCATTACTTGCTTTCAACacatttttgttccttttcagTGTGAAACATCGTAACACTTAGAAGAGAGTTTCATGCCTCTTTTCAagcatcttttattttcttagcCAACAATTCATCACTTAACACATAAAATAGTCACCAGAGAGGGCAGTAAGTTCCAATAATACACCATAAGCATGTATCAGCAAAATAGCTATTCATCTGAAATCTTACAAGCCATCAGCTATCAGCTATATAGATCTTTCAAACCGAAGAATCTGGTTAAAAAATATACCGTATCATTGAATCAGATGATCCAGACAAGCAAAATCTGCAAATTAACATGGAAATTGTCACTCTCATATCACCGAGTACATGGAATAACAAAGATCATAGCAGCATCCTTTATGATTTACCATTACTTATCCAGAAGGATCTATCATGCATCCTAGTAACATGGTTTTAacttagaaaaaagaaacagaattcAGTTTGCATGAGcataaaacagtaaaaaaaaaaaggaagtcaCTTGCTCAGGCACATTCTCATGTGACCATACAAGAGTGACAAGTAAACAACCaaagccagacaaaagcaagCTGAGTTTTGCTTAACCAACCATTTAAAAATCCTGGAAAAGGGTTTGATGTGGTGAATATGGCATTCAATTTACAGCACACATTATTATAGCTTATAAGAGGAAGACTAAATTGAGACCAGACGAAAAAACAAAGGTTGTTACGATAATCTATCTGCAACAATGCACTCGAATGATTTAACACGCAAGGATCAAAGCCTTGATGAAATTGGCATGGAGGTGGTCACCAATGTCTGTGGACAATTGACCTCTACTCACATTCACAGACCAAGTACAGgcaataaaaagaacaaaaaaagatatttttgcaTCTATGCATACAGTGAATTGGTAGGTTTCTTTTCAGATTAAAAAGCCCAAATATGACCATGGAACCAAATCTTGTGGCCACCAAACATATACACCACAATTTGCATTTCCTAAAAATATGACGTATCCACAGATGTAGTTCTTGAGCTTTATCTGCGAGGTTTTCTTGAGTATGAATTGGAgagttttttttcccttaagaattcaaaaaattaaaagcacaTACGAAAATAAagttatgaaattatgagtttttCACTAATTTTCCTACGACAACATTGTTAATAATTCAAAACAattattgaaatattaaaagtaaaaaatgtccaaaacatctaaaaaattaattttttttcagaaaatatcatgatattttcacgGGAAATGGAAATTGGAGATATTTTCAATGTGAACAAAATCCtatgattttagttttttttttttttgtgatacTTGAGACTGAAACATGCCTATAATTTTACGTGCCAATACAGGAAAACATTGACAAGCAATAGTTTTTGTATCCAGAATCAGGTGTCAAAGCCTGGTTCCATCTGCATCAAACCCAAGCAGCACGCCACAAAAATGACTGAACCAAgtcaaatttctaaaatattggtacaaattacaaaaaaaatacaggaaCCAGTACCTGCCAGTTGAGTCCACAAGCAATGCCCTTATATTATCGGTATGCCCTCTCAGTTTCATTTTCTTAGAACCACTTCTCGGATCCCAAACACGAACAACCTTAAAAAATTAACAGTTAGTGACCAATGGGAGCATGTAGACAGCTTTGTCCAAGTGCAGAAGAATCTCATAAACAGAACAAAACCTAACCACAAGAATGAAGCATACCTTTTCAGTCCCACCAGAAACAAGTAGAGTACCACAATCATTCATCGCCAATGCATATACTGATTCTTTGTGGCCCTTCGCAGCAAGGGGATTATATCCCTGTGGTTGTGCAGTATGCAACGAAATTCCACTGCTTGAATTAATAGAACGCATGCCAGATAGTGGCAGGACAGAACTGCCAGGACTGAGAATTCCATTGGGAGCATCATCCTCCGTATCATCAGTAGACCGTGAAACTGGATGAGCAGCTGCTTCAAGGTCCCATATGAAGACCTCTCCACCGAGGCCACCCGAGGCAACAATATTGCTCTAAAATGATACTATAAAAGGATCAGAAAATCGACGCAGTTgtatcaagaaaaaattaacaactaCCCAAAGATAAAGAGAATAAAGAAGCCTACATTTTTCTCCGCAGAGGACAGACACGTGACATAATCGGAATGTTGTCGATATGTTCTTGTGCAGGCGCCATCAGAATTCCAAGTCTAGTTCATCACCAATTAACAAATACaatcaaaaattgaagaaagacACACTCCATATGCAGAACATGCTCAATACATCAGCCTACCTTCAGGGTAGTGTCAGAAGAACAGGAGACAAGAGTCTGTCCTGCAAGAACTACATCATTAACCTGCATACAGACCAAATCAGTGCCACTAAGAATTCATCATACAATCATGCTCACACACATGCATGTCTGCATGATGCACACCTAAACCCATAAAAGATCAAGAATTTCAACTCAGATACATTTAGCTGTGGTAGAGACTAAggcatgtttggatgacaccttcaaAAACCCAGCAAGTTTTTTCATGAGTATTTAAAAGATGGTTTTATATTTTAGGTGACGCAtccaaaatacatttttttgtgaataaccCAAGTAGGCCAGGTTATTCACTCTTCTTTAGAAAACtaggttttgtgaaaactgcATTTTGGCCAAACTCAATTTTCAATGTCGTCCACCAAACACACCCTAAACCTGGTTTCAGAggtaaaaccaggttttgcttCAAAACCTCATTTTGAGCTGTCATCCAGAACCCCTTTCAAAGACTGCAAGTTTATACTCAGCATAAAAGCAACTCTATACCGTCTccgtttttttttcccttttctcttcttttcagGAAATAAGACTTCCAAAAGGTTGTTCATATCCTAGCATTCATTATATTGCCATTGACAATTCTGTAAAACTACTCAGACTATGTGTATAGTGTGATGGTGTTCGGGCAGGTGTACCCCTATTGTCTAGCACTTCAGGA
Coding sequences:
- the LOC116245968 gene encoding uncharacterized protein LOC116245968; the encoded protein is MEGHLSATNLLSGPPCGVLDLQGSLHSHHQPQNPHQNSVTHPQLEDMFPMPVGSGNECGQQLPMVDYKTSHWVSMGTDRGKTSTSDEEEPSLTEEGVDAHNESGKQKPNSQWHRVKWTDAMVKLLILIVSYIGEDAASECGGGKRKYAILQKKGKWKSVSKVMAEKGFDVSPQQCEDKFNDLNKRYKRLTDVLGRGTSCKVVENPSLLDYMDHLSEKKKEDVRKILSSKHLFYEEMCSYHNGNRLFLPSDPALQRSVQLALRSGEDRDRRRPHSRDDVDEDQREEHEIDDRDDDAEAINGLHDESDGFRGVDVLPKKVKTGPDVEDASFFSFPGPHDCGMQQLQDRSRTAWTQRQSVTSRALQLEEQKLSLQAQALELEKQRFKWQRFSMKKDRELDKLRMENERMKLENEHMALELKRRELANEYQ
- the LOC116258926 gene encoding uncharacterized protein LOC116258926 — encoded protein: MHRVGSAGNASNSTRPRREKRLTYVLNDSDDTKHCAGINCLAILESSTPGGCDYLFTGSRDGTLRRWGLTEDSASCSATFESHVDWVNDVVLAGQTLVSCSSDTTLKTWNSDGACTRTYRQHSDYVTCLSSAEKNSNIVASGGLGGEVFIWDLEAAAHPVSRSTDDTEDDAPNGILSPGSSVLPLSGMRSINSSSGISLHTAQPQGYNPLAAKGHKESVYALAMNDCGTLLVSGGTEKVVRVWDPRSGSKKMKLRGHTDNIRALLVDSTGRFCLSGSSDSMIRLWDLGQQRCVHSYAVHTDSVWALVSTPSFSHVYSGGRDFSLYLTDLSTRESLLLCRKEHPILKMALQGDSIWVATTDSSVDKWPAEGRNPQKAFQRGGSFLAGNLSFTRARACLEGSTLVPVYKDPSCTIPGNPGIVQHEILNNRRQVLTKDAAGSVKLWEITRGAVVQDYGKVSFEEKKEELFEMVSIPAWFTMDTRLGSMSIHLDTPQCFSAEMYATDLKIPGASEEQKINLAQETLRGLLAPWLSKKKQRPGSQSSANGDVSMAKDISIRGHSHSRLEVDDCTENHSSTVLPSFEFSTTSPPSIITEGSHGGPWRKKITDLDGSEDESVLPWWCLDCVLNGRIPPRENTKCSFYLQPYEGTSVQVLTQGKLSAPRILRIHKVVNYVIEKMVLDKPLEGTDGAFVSGAAGQLLPPVGDGSFRSSLKSWQKPKPASIEILCNNQLLNPEMSLATVRAYIWKKPEDLVLNYRMAQR